CCCCCCGGGCCATGCACTCGACAAGGGGAGGTAGTCATACCAACTCCGAAGGCCGGTAACCCAGTTGCGGGGCTACGAAGAAAGTAGTGGGGGGGGGTCCGCCCGCCGCTCCTCTTCGACCGGCGCCTCCTGGACCCGATGGGCAGCGGATTACAGGTTCTAGAGGGCCGAGCACGCGTCGGTGTCTTGCAGGGCCGCCTGCGCGAGAAACTGCATGCCGCGGCCGCGCACTGGATCTGGCCCCCGGCGACTGCGGGCGTACAGCGGTCGCCGGGGGCTTCGTGGAAGTCGCCCGGAGCCGACGGGGGAGACGGCGCCGGGCGACGATCAGGGGGAGGCCGTGGTGGTTACCTCCAGAACAGGAGCGGTGCCTCGCGGTCGGTCCAGCCGCTCGTGCAGTGCCCGCAGCGTACAGGGCCGGTCGGCTGCCGCGCTTCGAGTTGGCTGATTACCGCGAGTGTTATGTGGTCGAGTGTGGGATTGGCTGTTTCGTGAGGATCGGCGCGGTTGCCAGGTGCTGGGACAGGCTCGCTGGCCGCTCTGGGGGGCAGTTGTGGTTGTGGTGGTCAACGAGGGGTTACTGCGGTGACATGGGGGTCCAGGGCAGTGCTTTCCGCCATTCTGTCCGGTTGTGGGCCCAGTCCATCATCGTTTTGGCGATTGTTGCTTCTGGGCCGAATACTTCGTGGAGTCTTGGGATGTGGGCTTGGTAGTGCTGGTCTGCGCTGCCTTCGCGGTATTCGATCTGGTAGCTGCGGTCGTCGTTGAGGTACACGTGGATGTAGTGCTGGTCCGCGGGCTCCAGATCGAGCCTTTCCAGGATCACGAACCGGTGCGCCAGGTTCATCTCGGACAGCAGGTCGCCCAGGGCCTCCTCGGTCGGATCGTCCACGGTGCGACCGCTCGCTTCAACTACGCGCAGCAATGGTTTAAGCATGCATGCGACTGTACCGACCCGCAGGATCCAGGTGCTCAGCAGTGCAATTCCACAACAGGCCCTGGGTGAATGGTGGTTACTGGTTCTATTGGAGTGAGTTGTTGGAGGGTTGGGGGGGAAGTGGCGGAGTGGTCGGTGGGGGACTACCTGCTCGCCCACGCGCTGGACCAACTGGCGCAGGCGAACTGGATGTTCGCCACGGTCAATCAGGACGAGGACGCGGATCCCTTGGACCCGCCGCAGCCCGTCCCGCGTCCGGGCGTGGCCTCTCTCCCAGAGGATGCCGGTGTTGTACGGCACGCGATTCCTGCCGCTCCCAGGCTGGCGGCGGTGCAACTGGCGGCTTTCTTCTCCTGGCCTTCCCGCCGCGACGGCGGACGGGCGATGATCTGTGGGACAGTGTGGATCAGGAGAGGGAGCCTCGTGAACGGTCCGGAACAGCAGTGGTCATCCTGGCGCAGCCGCGAAATCCTCATCCGGGCGGACGGTGATTCCGCGCCCATACCATTGGAGATCCGAGGAGTGTTCGGCGCGCAGCTCGACGCTCACATCATGCAGCGCACAGCGACTACGCAGAAGGCGGGGTACGGCTCCACGATGTGGGGCAGGAGCCGCCAGCGGATCGTGCTGCCGTCGGATTTCAACTCCCTCCGGCTCTTCCGCCATGGAGGCAAGGCCACCTTCACAGGAGTGGGCGGGTGGAAGGTCAGACGGTTGGCCGAGGAAGAAGTCGAACTTGTCACCGGCGAGATGTCCGGCGAAGGGCCGTGGGTACTGCGCGTGGCTGACGGTGTGAAGAAGTGGCTGCGTATCACGTGGAACAAGGGGCAGTACGCAGGGGTTCTGACGCACTTCGGCCCGGCCTTTGGTGCCGGCAAGGAACTGTCCGCGCCGAACCACACGCACGAGACCATCAGTGTGACCGGACCCGGGTTTGTCCTGTTGAACGCCCAGCACTGGAGCCTCACCACCGACTGAACACACCGACCCCGAGCGGCAGCTTTTCATGCCTGGTCCAACAGCATGTGGGGTCGTCACCCGTTTTAGGTGCGGATGATGGCTGACGACGGTTCCTTGGCAGACCAGACGGTCAAGCTGATCAAAGACGTCACGGAGCGCTAGTAACGTCAAGAAGGTTGAGGTGACGGCATTCGAGAGCGAGTTCAATGGCGGTGCCTTCGTCTTCAACGCTGGTGGAGTGGTCGGTGGATCATTTCTGCTGGCTCATGCCGTGGACCAGTTGACTCGGGCGTACTGGATGTTCGCGACGGTCAACCAGGACGAGGACGCGGATCCCTTGGACCCGCCGAGGCCGCGGTCGGGCGATGATCCTGCCGAAGAGTCGGGCCTGCCGTTGCGGACTCACTCCCGCCCGGGACGGGCAGAGTTGGTCGCCTTCTTCATGTGGGCTTTCCTTTCTGCCTTCGCTGACATGATGATCTGCCGTACAGGCATGGCTCGGGAGGGGAATGGCGTGAAGAGTCAGGTACAACGGTGGTCCTCATGGCGCAGCCGCGAGTTCGTCGTCCGCGAGGCGGGCGACACCGGGCCCATCGTGCTTGCGGTACGGGGTGTTCTCGGGGCAGCGATAGACATCAGTTCACTACGGCGCACGGAAACGACGGTCGAGGGGGTGGCCCCTCCGCCACGGTCTGGGGTGCGGGACGACGCCGCTTCATCGTGCCTTCGGAATTCGATTCCGTGGACGTGTTCCGCCGGAGCGTCGGCAGTAGCAGCACGTCGGGATTCGGCCCGTGGAAGGTGACGCGTTTGGCTGATGAGGAGATCGAGCTCGTCGCGGGCCGCATGTCCGGCCGTGGGCCGTGGGTCCTGCGGGTCGAGGACTCTGGCAAGGAACTGCGGATCACCTGGAACGAGGGGAAACATCCGGGGACTCTGACCTTCTTCGGTCCCGGGTCCGGGGGCGGCAAGGAATTCCACAACGACAATCGCACCCGAGAAACGATCAGTGTCACCGGCCCCGGCTATCTTCTGCTCGACGCCGACCACTGGACGCTCGAAAGCTGCTGACCCTTCATACGTTAATCACCGGCGACCCCGTGCGCCGTGACCGGCGCGCTCGGGGCCGTCGCTCGTTTGGGGAGCCAGCCATGGCCGAGGCCGGGCATGGGCTCTGCCTCAGATGACGGCCCTATGTGTTTGGACAAGGTCCGAGGTCAGTAGGTTCGTGCGGTCAGGGGTGGGCCGAACCGTAGGAGTGTGCATGAGTGCTAGCCAGGTGACGATCAAGCTCACGCGTGACGAGGCACTGGTGCTGTCGCACTGGCTGGAGAAGCTCCAGATGACGGACCTCAGCCGTGTTGTCGATGATCCGGCGGTCTGGGCACCGATCCATCGAATCGCCGGAACACTCGACAAGACCCTTCCCGAGCTGTTCACGCCCGACTATGACCAGCGACTTGAGGCTGCTCGTCAGCGGCTTCGGCCGGAGGAATGATCGAGCGGTCTGGACTGCGGCGCGGCGGCAGGCGATGGCGGACCTGCCGTCCGACACCTGGGAGACCTAGCTCAGGCCGACGGGGGCACACGACCTCCGACACCACCGGGATCTTCGCGGCGCCCACGAAGCAGAACACGTTGCCGTCGGTGGTGCTCCGCCCCAGCGGGTCCGACAGGAAGGTGGGCCTGTCCTGAACCCCGGTCTGCTGTCCCGGAGGTTCTGGGGCAGCAGACCAGCCTGTTGACGCGCTTCGGGGTTGTTGTTCAGGGCACCCGCGGGTCGACTGGTTACGGGGCTCAATTACCTGCTTCGTTTGCGTCGAGTGGGTCCGGCTCGCGGTGGTAGGCGAGGTCGAGGACGTAGTGCTCGCCGGCGGGGCACTGGGCGAAGTAGCTACGGGTCTGTTCGAGGGTCCAGTCGTCGGTCTCCTGGTCAAAGTAGCTGTCGTAGTAGTCGCCGGCGGCTTGTCGGCCGCGCCACCAGGCGTGGCCTTCATACACGCCGGGGCGGGGCAGATTCGTCTCGCCGGCGGGGCCGAACTCGAGCTCGTTGACGACCAGGGTGCCCGTGCGCGACTCGATGGTGACCGGCACGCGGCCCTCGGCGTCGGCAGGCACCTGAGGGACGGTGTCCCAGATACGGATGCTGACCTGGGCCTTGATCGTTGGCTGGAGGCTGACCAGGTAGAGATGATGGCGCTCGCCGGCTACCACCTGTTCTTCGGCGGTGTGCAGGCTTTCTGTGTCGCCGAGGTAGGTTTCGGCGTCGTACACCTCCAGGACGCGGCGGCCCGGTGTGGCGGTGCAGGTGTACTCGTGAAGGAGCGGCATGTGTTTTCCCGGCTAGTCGGTGATCTTCACGTAGAAGGGGTCGCCGTCGAGGACGCGATACCTGACGGCCGCGGTGTGCGGGCGCTCAACGATCTCAGGTATCCATAACCAGGAGTCCATGGGCGCGAACTTCGCCAGCTTCATGAAGCAGATGCGCATCATGGACAAGGACGCCTACCGGCTCGACACCCGCATGACCGGGAAGCGCGACCCCACCGACGCGACCCTGAAGCCCCTGCGGTGCACCATGACCGCGAGGTAGATCCCTGCACCTGACCGCTTCGTGCGGGCCCAGGGCGGGCCCGCACCAAGCACATGTCACGCGTGGACCGGTCGCCAGGGAACCTCCAGACCCTCAGCAGGGTCAATCCACGCCAAGCACCCCAGCGCCAGCACCGGACGCTGCTCGCCTAGGGCGTCCAGCAGAGGGCCGCCGCCTGTCTGAAGCAACTCGTAGACTGCCTCCAGGTAGGCAGCCGCAGAGGGCCAGGCCGGGGGAGAGAGATCCCCCGGTCATCGTTGACCAGCCAGCGACCCCCCGCAGGGTGGGGTCCTGCGAGTAGGAGAGGTACAAGCCGAACTCGCCTGCGCCACTTGGCTCCTCGCCGTCGAGGAACGACACGAAATCGGCGTCCCTCCACAGATCGTCCTACCCCGGACCGAAGCGCAGACGCTGCCAGAGCGCGGCTTCAGGATCGAGGAAGATCCCGCCGGGCAGGAACTTTCCCGCCCAGAGCTCGCCGTCCTCGTTGCCCGGCACCTCAACCTTCTGGACACCACCGCATACCTGCCACAGAGCTTTCAGCTCGGGTGGGAAACCATAGTCGAGCGCCTGCATCAGACGGGTCTCCGCCGCACCGACTGTCTCCGGCGCTGCCGCAGGAAGCAGCGAGGCATAAGACGCAGGCGCGTACTCGGCCAGCCAACCAGTAAGCCGCTGCCACATCGCAGTGATCTGCTGTATGTCGCTCTGATCAGACATCCCGCCAACCTATAAGCAGGCAGCGCCATTTGTTGCTGATCGTGAAGAGGCGCAGAGCTTGACCTGTCGTTCCTGCGAGGACGAGTGCCAGACGGACGGACGGAGAACTGTGACGAGGATTTTTAGTTGGCACAAAAGACGGCTAGTTGGCACCAAGATCACGGGTGCTCTTACGAGTTGGTGCAGCGGGTGAGGTGTGTTCGGCCTTGCCGTGGCCGGTTTTCAGATGTTGGCAGTGCGGTCGGAGACGAGGCCGGCGATGGCGCGGTAGGTGTCGGGCAGGACATCTCGCCGGCGTGTCCAGCGGGTCAGTTGCTTCCAGCGTTTGTGATCGGCAAGGGCGTGTTCGACGGTGATGCGGTCGGACGAGTGCCCGTGGCGGTCCCGCTCCCACTGCTCGACTCTGCCGGGCAATGCTCCCGGCCGCGGTTTTCTGGGCGGTGTGATGGCTTGGCCACGGTGTTCGCGGCTCAGGCCGAGGTAGCCGTCGTCCAGGAGGACTTCGACGTCGGGGAAGTGCCGGAAGCAGACGGAGATGCCTGCGTTGCGGGCGGCCGTGGCGTCGTGCATACGCCCAGGTCGCAGGGCGTCGGTCCATAACGTGCGGCCTCGCCAGTCGGCAATCACGGTGGCCTTCATCGTGTTCTGCTTCTTCTTGCCCGAGACGAAGGCACGACGTCCGCCGCGGCCGGCCGGTGGCCGGCGGACCTGGATCTCGGTGG
The window above is part of the Streptomyces venezuelae genome. Proteins encoded here:
- a CDS encoding transposase family protein; the protein is MVNRAVLAQRLFTGLSRSHLAGLIEELSEPWQTGVEGRRHATRGGARRRAAGAGARHQLVFVDRLVATLIHLRHDLPHSVLGLLFGVDRSTVTRAIAEVRTLLAERGCTVPDPPGLRLRTLTDVCAYAQAEGIELRLDATEIQVRRPPAGRGGRRAFVSGKKKQNTMKATVIADWRGRTLWTDALRPGRMHDATAARNAGISVCFRHFPDVEVLLDDGYLGLSREHRGQAITPPRKPRPGALPGRVEQWERDRHGHSSDRITVEHALADHKRWKQLTRWTRRRDVLPDTYRAIAGLVSDRTANI